A single genomic interval of Ruminococcus sp. NK3A76 harbors:
- the speE gene encoding polyamine aminopropyltransferase, whose amino-acid sequence MDLWFTEKHTDDVNFTIKVKKQLYSGKSYYQDIDVFDTYEFGRVLVLDGFIMLTEKDEYIYHEMVTAVPMAVNPDIKNVLVIGAGDGGTIRELTRYPTIEHIDMVEIDKQVVEVCKQYLPQTACKFDDERVELYFEDGLKYVRRKQNEYDLIIVDSTDPFGPGEGLFTKEFYGNCFKALTDTGILINQHESTYYDSYVDMVKRTHKRIGSAFPVTMVYQAHIPTYPSGHWLFGFASKNLHPVYDMQAEKWEQFGLKMKYYNTKLHQGCFALPNDVLEVLEDA is encoded by the coding sequence CGGGCAAGAGCTATTATCAGGATATAGATGTGTTCGATACCTATGAGTTCGGCAGAGTGCTCGTGCTTGACGGGTTTATAATGCTCACCGAAAAGGACGAGTATATCTACCACGAAATGGTGACGGCTGTTCCTATGGCTGTCAACCCGGATATAAAGAATGTTCTCGTTATCGGCGCAGGCGACGGCGGCACGATAAGAGAGCTGACACGCTACCCGACTATCGAGCATATAGATATGGTCGAGATAGACAAGCAGGTGGTCGAGGTCTGCAAGCAGTACCTCCCTCAGACAGCCTGCAAATTCGACGACGAGAGGGTCGAGCTCTATTTTGAGGACGGGCTAAAATATGTCCGCAGAAAGCAGAATGAGTATGACCTCATAATCGTTGATTCGACTGACCCCTTCGGCCCGGGCGAGGGTCTTTTTACAAAGGAATTCTACGGCAACTGCTTCAAGGCGCTCACAGATACAGGAATACTCATAAACCAGCATGAGAGCACCTACTACGACAGCTATGTCGATATGGTAAAGCGCACACATAAGCGTATAGGCTCGGCTTTCCCGGTGACAATGGTCTACCAGGCGCATATACCGACATACCCTTCGGGGCACTGGCTCTTTGGCTTTGCATCAAAGAACCTGCACCCGGTGTACGATATGCAGGCTGAGAAGTGGGAGCAGTTCGGCCTTAAGATGAAATACTATAACACAAAACTGCATCAGGGCTGCTTCGCACTCCCGAATGATGTGCTGGAGGTGCTTGAAGATGCTTGA
- the speB gene encoding agmatinase has protein sequence MLDKNVSTFIGCDCEYEDAKIVLFGAPFDSTTSFRPGTRFASAAMRSESFGIETFSPYQEKDLLDVRVFDSGDLELPFGEPTQALADIEERTATILNDGKIPCMIGGEHLVTLGAVRAVAKKYSDLHMIHFDAHADLRDDYLGVKLSHACVLHRCHDIVGDNKIFQFGIRSGDRDEFEFAKAHTTMHRFDLETLDEVVKKLKGKPVYFTLDLDVLDPSEFPGTGTPEAGGVSFKELLKAVISLSELDIVGFDVNELSPVYDQTGRSTALACKILREIILSFIG, from the coding sequence ATGCTTGATAAGAATGTTTCGACCTTTATCGGGTGCGACTGCGAGTATGAGGACGCAAAGATAGTCCTTTTCGGCGCTCCCTTTGACAGTACGACCTCTTTCAGACCCGGCACACGCTTTGCGTCAGCTGCTATGAGGAGCGAGAGCTTCGGTATAGAGACTTTTTCTCCCTATCAGGAGAAGGACCTTCTCGATGTCAGGGTGTTCGACAGCGGTGACCTTGAGCTGCCATTCGGTGAGCCGACACAGGCTCTTGCCGATATCGAAGAAAGAACTGCGACGATACTTAATGACGGAAAGATACCCTGCATGATAGGCGGCGAGCATCTTGTCACCCTCGGCGCTGTAAGGGCGGTTGCTAAAAAGTACAGTGACCTGCATATGATCCACTTCGATGCCCATGCAGACCTGCGAGATGACTACCTCGGTGTCAAACTCTCACACGCCTGCGTGCTGCACAGATGCCACGATATAGTGGGGGATAATAAGATATTCCAGTTCGGCATCAGGTCGGGCGACAGAGATGAGTTTGAGTTTGCAAAGGCTCATACCACAATGCATAGATTTGACCTTGAAACGCTTGATGAGGTCGTCAAAAAGCTAAAGGGCAAGCCTGTTTACTTCACGCTTGACCTTGATGTGCTCGACCCCTCGGAGTTCCCCGGCACTGGCACTCCCGAGGCAGGCGGTGTCAGCTTCAAGGAGCTTCTGAAGGCCGTTATAAGCCTTTCAGAGCTTGATATAGTAGGCTTTGATGTCAACGAGCTTTCCCCTGTGTATGACCAGACAGGACGCTCGACAGCCCTTGCCTGCAAGATACTAAGAGAAATAATACTCAGCTTTATAGGTTAG
- a CDS encoding saccharopine dehydrogenase family protein encodes MSRALIIGAGGVAGVVIHKCCQNSEVFTDICIASRTKAKCDKFKEELQGKTKTNITTAQVNADNVPELVALMKEYKPDICINVALPYQDLHIMDACLECKVDYLDTANYEPEDTAKFEYSWQWAYRERFEKAGITAVLGSGFDPGVTGVFCAYAQKHYFDEINYIDILDCNGGDHGYPFATNFNPEINIREVSAKGSYIEDGKWVETEPMEIKRVYNFDQVGEKDMYLLHHEELESLALNIKGIKRIRFFMTFGQSYLTHLKCLENVGMTSIEPIMYEGKEIVPLQFLKAVLPDPASLGPRTKGKTNIGCIFQGKKDGKDKTYYVYNVCDHQECYKEVGSQAISYTTGVPAMIGAMMVLTGKWKKPGVYNVEEFDPDPFMEALNKWGLPWTENFDPVLVD; translated from the coding sequence ATGTCAAGAGCACTTATAATCGGTGCAGGCGGCGTTGCAGGTGTTGTAATACACAAGTGCTGCCAGAACAGTGAGGTGTTTACCGATATCTGTATCGCAAGCCGTACAAAGGCAAAGTGCGATAAATTCAAGGAGGAGCTCCAGGGCAAGACTAAGACCAATATCACTACTGCACAGGTAAATGCTGATAATGTCCCTGAGCTTGTGGCTCTTATGAAGGAGTATAAGCCTGATATATGCATAAACGTTGCACTCCCGTATCAGGATCTGCATATAATGGACGCTTGCCTGGAATGCAAGGTCGATTACCTTGACACAGCAAACTATGAGCCCGAGGATACAGCTAAGTTTGAATACAGCTGGCAGTGGGCATACCGTGAGAGATTTGAAAAAGCAGGCATCACAGCCGTGCTTGGCTCAGGCTTTGACCCCGGCGTTACAGGCGTGTTCTGCGCTTATGCTCAGAAGCATTATTTCGATGAGATAAACTATATAGATATCCTCGACTGCAACGGCGGCGACCACGGCTACCCGTTTGCTACTAACTTTAACCCCGAGATAAATATCCGCGAGGTTTCCGCTAAGGGCAGCTATATCGAGGACGGCAAGTGGGTAGAGACAGAGCCTATGGAGATAAAGAGAGTATATAACTTCGACCAGGTGGGCGAGAAGGATATGTATCTTCTCCACCACGAGGAGCTTGAATCTCTCGCTCTCAATATCAAGGGCATCAAGAGGATACGCTTCTTCATGACCTTCGGCCAGAGCTATCTTACACACCTTAAGTGCTTAGAGAACGTCGGCATGACATCTATCGAGCCTATCATGTACGAGGGCAAGGAGATAGTTCCGCTCCAGTTCTTAAAGGCTGTTCTGCCTGACCCTGCATCTTTAGGCCCCAGAACAAAGGGCAAGACCAATATCGGCTGTATCTTCCAGGGCAAGAAGGACGGCAAGGACAAGACCTACTATGTATATAACGTCTGCGACCACCAGGAATGCTATAAGGAGGTCGGCTCGCAGGCTATATCCTACACCACAGGCGTTCCTGCAATGATAGGCGCTATGATGGTGCTCACAGGCAAGTGGAAGAAGCCCGGCGTTTATAACGTCGAGGAATTCGATCCCGATCCGTTCATGGAAGCGCTCAATAAGTGGGGCCTGCCCTGGACAGAGAATTTCGATCCCGTGCTCGTAGACTGA
- a CDS encoding barstar family protein translates to MTLLLDDAIFQNKDNFFYYINNNFGDRDVFDTDALFNVLSDDDPDIEVILSDFDDLKGEAKEFASEILKVLYDAKNANPNLKIINMSVKSINSKMEVPND, encoded by the coding sequence ATGACTTTATTATTGGATGACGCTATTTTTCAGAATAAGGATAATTTTTTCTATTACATAAACAATAACTTCGGCGACAGAGATGTGTTTGATACCGATGCTTTATTCAACGTTCTTTCCGATGATGACCCGGATATCGAGGTCATTCTGAGCGATTTTGATGATCTCAAAGGCGAGGCAAAGGAGTTTGCAAGTGAGATACTTAAGGTATTATACGATGCAAAGAATGCAAACCCCAACCTTAAGATTATAAATATGAGCGTTAAGAGCATCAACTCAAAAATGGAAGTACCTAACGACTGA
- the nspC gene encoding carboxynorspermidine decarboxylase — translation MKTDLYDKVKTPCYVIDKQLLENNLKILKDVREQSGCKILLAQKAFSMYSVYPLIMQYLDGTAASGLYEAMLGREEAGEGEVHVYSPAFKADDMAELVKICDHIVFNSPSQYRMHKDTVLLSGRHISCGLRVNPEYSESEHEIYDPCAPGSRLGTVAANLTEADLEGIEGLHFHCLCEQGEDVLERTLPHFEEKFGKYLSKLKWVNFGGGHHITKEGYDTKALIGLIKRFKSKYGVEVYLEPGEAVALNAGFLVCEVLDTLKNGMDIAIVDTSAACHMPDVLEMPYRPNIIGAGQPDEKKYTYRLGGPTCLAGDIIGDYSFDEPLKPGDRLVFCDMAIYTTVKNNTFNGMPLPSIYLSDEDGIRLIKSFSYKNFKSRI, via the coding sequence ATGAAAACGGATCTTTATGATAAGGTAAAAACCCCATGCTATGTCATAGATAAGCAGCTGCTTGAAAACAACTTAAAGATTTTAAAAGATGTCAGAGAGCAGAGCGGCTGTAAGATACTCCTTGCGCAGAAGGCTTTCTCGATGTACAGCGTGTATCCGCTTATCATGCAGTATCTTGACGGTACTGCCGCAAGCGGCCTGTATGAAGCCATGCTCGGCCGTGAGGAGGCAGGCGAGGGCGAGGTCCACGTCTACAGCCCGGCGTTCAAGGCTGATGATATGGCAGAGCTTGTCAAGATATGCGACCATATCGTGTTCAACAGCCCTTCGCAGTACAGAATGCATAAGGACACTGTCTTGCTAAGCGGCAGGCATATCTCCTGCGGCCTGAGGGTCAATCCTGAGTACAGCGAATCAGAGCACGAGATATATGACCCCTGCGCCCCCGGTTCAAGGCTCGGCACAGTTGCGGCAAATCTCACGGAAGCTGACCTTGAAGGCATAGAGGGGCTGCATTTCCACTGCCTGTGTGAGCAGGGCGAGGACGTTTTAGAAAGAACGCTTCCGCACTTTGAGGAAAAGTTCGGAAAATATCTTAGCAAGCTCAAATGGGTCAACTTCGGCGGCGGTCACCATATAACTAAAGAGGGCTACGACACAAAGGCTCTAATCGGGCTTATCAAGCGATTTAAGAGCAAGTACGGCGTCGAGGTGTATCTTGAGCCGGGCGAGGCTGTTGCGCTCAATGCAGGCTTTCTTGTCTGCGAGGTGCTCGATACCCTCAAAAACGGCATGGATATCGCAATAGTCGATACCTCCGCTGCCTGCCATATGCCCGATGTGCTTGAAATGCCATACCGCCCGAATATCATCGGCGCCGGCCAGCCGGACGAAAAGAAATACACCTACCGCCTTGGCGGCCCTACCTGCCTTGCAGGGGATATAATAGGTGACTACTCCTTCGATGAGCCGCTTAAGCCCGGCGACAGGCTGGTGTTCTGCGACATGGCTATCTATACGACAGTCAAGAACAACACCTTCAACGGTATGCCGCTCCCGTCTATTTATCTCAGTGATGAAGATGGTATTAGGCTTATAAAGAGCTTCTCATATAAGAATTTTAAATCAAGAATTTGA
- a CDS encoding AbrB/MazE/SpoVT family DNA-binding domain-containing protein gives MKSTGIVRDVDNLGRIVLPIELRRTLGINVKDSVEIFTDNDAIILKRFQQACVFCSSTDGLTEYKGKMVCAHCIKELNASK, from the coding sequence ATGAAATCGACCGGCATAGTTCGTGATGTTGACAATCTTGGCAGAATAGTTCTTCCAATAGAATTGAGGCGTACTCTTGGTATCAACGTAAAGGACTCCGTAGAGATCTTTACAGACAACGATGCCATTATTCTTAAAAGGTTTCAGCAGGCCTGCGTATTTTGCAGCTCAACTGACGGCCTTACAGAATACAAGGGCAAGATGGTATGCGCACACTGTATCAAAGAACTGAATGCAAGCAAATAA
- a CDS encoding nucleoside recognition domain-containing protein, producing the protein MAFWGGIMNIAHKAKLTDKIAYLLSPVIRLLFRGVERGSRAYNAISMNITANLLGLGNAATPLGIEAVKALDDNSRHSRRNISMLVVINTASIQLIPATVAAIRLSHGSQHPYEIIPAVLLTSLVSVMAGCVMTCIMYPGEKRHDR; encoded by the coding sequence ATGGCGTTCTGGGGAGGAATAATGAATATAGCCCATAAAGCGAAGCTGACAGATAAGATAGCGTATCTTCTCTCGCCGGTGATAAGGCTGCTTTTTCGTGGTGTAGAGCGTGGCAGCAGGGCGTATAATGCGATAAGCATGAATATCACAGCTAACCTCCTTGGCCTCGGAAATGCTGCAACACCGCTCGGAATCGAGGCTGTCAAGGCACTCGATGACAACAGCCGCCACTCACGCAGGAATATCTCTATGCTCGTTGTTATAAACACAGCATCTATCCAGCTTATCCCTGCAACAGTCGCAGCTATACGCCTTTCTCATGGCTCGCAGCACCCCTATGAGATAATCCCGGCGGTGCTGCTTACATCTCTTGTCTCTGTCATGGCAGGCTGTGTCATGACTTGCATTATGTACCCGGGGGAGAAGCGTCATGACAGGTGA
- a CDS encoding nucleoside recognition domain-containing protein → MTGELFAVGVICFICIYGLAKDKDIFSAFTEGAKENAKAAFDIFPALLMLLTAVSMLRASGAIDFLADKLSLVFASIGFPAECLPLVMIRGISGSGALAVLGDILSDVSPDSFTGRVASVMMGSTETTFYTIAVYFSAVKLRCTGKTVIPAVTADIFGFIFSVIFVRLLF, encoded by the coding sequence ATGACAGGTGAGTTATTTGCAGTAGGCGTGATATGCTTTATCTGTATCTATGGCCTTGCTAAGGATAAGGATATCTTCTCCGCCTTCACCGAGGGTGCTAAGGAAAACGCCAAGGCCGCTTTTGATATCTTCCCGGCACTGCTTATGCTGCTCACAGCCGTTTCAATGCTTCGTGCAAGCGGCGCTATCGACTTTCTGGCAGATAAGCTGTCATTAGTCTTTGCAAGCATCGGCTTTCCGGCCGAGTGCCTGCCGCTTGTTATGATAAGGGGCATCTCCGGCAGCGGCGCTCTTGCTGTGCTCGGCGATATCTTAAGCGATGTCTCGCCCGATTCGTTCACAGGCCGTGTGGCAAGCGTTATGATGGGCAGCACCGAGACTACCTTTTATACTATAGCAGTTTATTTCTCAGCAGTAAAGCTCAGATGCACCGGCAAAACTGTTATCCCGGCTGTCACGGCTGATATCTTTGGCTTTATCTTCTCGGTCATATTTGTAAGGCTTTTATTCTGA
- a CDS encoding Rrf2 family transcriptional regulator codes for MHLTLEADYAVRIMQVLCKAGNVRTDAGEISKRACVTPSFTLKILRKLVSAGLVKSFKGTHGGYIAAKEPQETTLLEVIEAIEGTYRFSKCLQNESVCTMGNSDGCCYRKVFEKITDSVRVQLAQNTFRDLLGE; via the coding sequence ATGCATTTGACACTTGAAGCCGACTATGCAGTAAGAATAATGCAGGTGCTTTGCAAAGCAGGCAATGTCAGGACTGATGCCGGCGAGATATCAAAGCGTGCGTGTGTTACGCCCAGCTTCACACTCAAGATACTCAGAAAGCTCGTATCGGCAGGGCTGGTGAAGTCATTCAAGGGCACACACGGCGGCTACATCGCTGCCAAGGAGCCGCAGGAGACTACCCTGCTCGAAGTCATCGAGGCGATAGAGGGTACATACCGCTTCTCGAAATGCTTGCAGAACGAGTCGGTATGCACTATGGGCAATTCTGACGGCTGCTGCTACAGGAAGGTATTTGAAAAGATAACCGATTCTGTAAGGGTGCAGCTTGCACAGAACACGTTCAGAGACCTTCTGGGCGAATAA
- the rpoD gene encoding RNA polymerase sigma factor RpoD encodes MNESKKTVMENLMEKGKTTGKLTAKEITDAFEKVDYDVEQMDAFYDNCTEYNIEIIDDIIPEDPLDLLTTSEEELSPDMDDISLSTDGIAIDDPVKIYLKEIGRVPLLTSEEEIQLAEKMSSGNEKEAAAARKRLAEANLRLVVSIAKRYVGRGMSFLDLIQEGNMGLIKAVEKFDYTKGFKFSTYATWWIRQAITRAIADQARTIRIPVHMVETITKVKKVSSQLLHKNGHDATPEEIAEELEMPVERVREIMRIAQDPVSLETPIGEEEDSHLGDFIPDEDAPAPAEAASLVLLKEQINQVLSTLTDREAKVLRLRFGLEDGRSRTLEEVGQQFKVTRERIRQIEAKALRKLRHPNRSNRVRDYLD; translated from the coding sequence ATGAATGAAAGCAAAAAGACTGTAATGGAAAACCTTATGGAAAAGGGCAAGACCACCGGTAAGCTCACAGCCAAGGAGATAACCGATGCTTTTGAAAAGGTCGATTACGATGTCGAGCAGATGGACGCATTCTACGACAACTGCACAGAATACAACATCGAGATAATCGACGACATTATCCCTGAGGATCCGCTTGATCTTCTTACCACCAGCGAGGAGGAGCTCTCGCCTGATATGGACGACATATCCCTCTCGACTGACGGCATCGCTATTGATGACCCGGTAAAGATCTACCTTAAGGAGATAGGCCGTGTTCCGCTTCTTACCTCTGAGGAGGAGATACAGCTTGCTGAGAAGATGTCGAGCGGCAACGAAAAAGAGGCCGCTGCTGCAAGAAAGAGACTTGCAGAGGCTAACCTCAGGCTCGTTGTTTCTATAGCTAAGAGATACGTCGGCAGAGGCATGAGCTTCCTTGACCTTATACAGGAAGGCAACATGGGTCTTATCAAGGCTGTTGAGAAGTTTGACTACACAAAGGGCTTCAAGTTCTCGACATATGCTACATGGTGGATAAGACAGGCTATAACAAGAGCTATAGCCGACCAGGCAAGAACTATCAGAATACCTGTTCACATGGTAGAAACTATAACCAAGGTAAAGAAGGTATCGAGCCAGCTTCTCCACAAGAACGGCCACGATGCTACACCTGAGGAGATAGCTGAGGAGCTTGAGATGCCTGTTGAGAGAGTAAGAGAGATAATGAGGATAGCTCAGGATCCTGTTTCACTTGAAACACCTATCGGCGAGGAGGAGGATTCACACCTCGGCGACTTTATCCCTGATGAGGACGCTCCTGCACCTGCTGAGGCTGCATCGCTCGTACTTCTTAAGGAGCAGATAAACCAGGTGCTCTCTACTCTTACTGACAGAGAGGCAAAGGTGCTCAGACTGCGCTTCGGCTTAGAGGACGGCAGATCGAGAACTCTCGAAGAAGTAGGCCAGCAGTTCAAGGTAACAAGAGAGCGTATAAGACAGATAGAGGCAAAGGCTCTGAGAAAGCTCCGCCACCCCAACAGAAGCAACAGAGTAAGAGATTATCTCGACTGA
- the dnaG gene encoding DNA primase: MAFPAEFIDRLKTANPIADVIGSYVSLKKSSGRDFVCLCPFHNEKTPSCHVHTDKEYFHCFGCGAGGDVITFIMKYHNLDYVEAIKMLAERGGITMPEDEYSQRKPQGLQKKRLYEINKVAARFFFENLRSPEGAPCRQYLKMRGLTSKTIQKYGMGYAKNSFTALKDYMLAEGYSEKELVDASLLFRSEKNKKTYDFFMNRAVFPFIDLTGHIVGFGGRALSSDDKRKYLNSKDTVGYNKNRFLFSMNFAKDASVKTREIVLCEGNLDVISLNQAGIENAVASCGTALTPEQAKLLSNYADTVIICYDSDEAGQKATNRAIPILTDAGLKPRVIKIEKAKDPDEYIQRFGPVAFKNLLGKADGAVNYKLQTAKQGLDLETETDKVEYLKKAYQVISQLRSPSEREVYIGKLSREEGISTESITREVNSIINSRRKQQKKKTDRELMTFTDRTRDPLNPDAYLYPKEVIAEQGIIYYLFNNPDDTKEIMALIPPECFVTELNRRIYKSLTDKINSGEDFSVSAFNGEFSPDEMGKITEILSSGYDMGITLEVAEDYAAVINKKFSSLREKKASELSDDEFLKAFYSTKGI, translated from the coding sequence ATGGCTTTTCCGGCCGAGTTTATTGACAGGCTGAAAACAGCGAACCCTATAGCCGATGTTATAGGCTCATATGTGTCTTTGAAGAAATCGAGCGGCAGAGATTTTGTGTGTCTTTGCCCGTTCCACAATGAAAAGACACCCTCCTGTCATGTACACACTGACAAGGAATACTTCCACTGCTTCGGCTGCGGCGCAGGCGGAGACGTGATAACATTTATAATGAAATACCACAACCTTGACTATGTCGAGGCTATAAAGATGCTTGCCGAGAGGGGCGGCATCACTATGCCTGAGGACGAATACTCGCAGAGAAAGCCTCAGGGGCTGCAAAAAAAGCGGCTGTATGAGATAAACAAGGTAGCAGCGAGGTTTTTCTTTGAGAACCTGCGCTCGCCAGAGGGTGCGCCGTGCAGGCAGTATCTTAAAATGCGTGGGCTGACGAGCAAGACCATACAGAAATACGGCATGGGCTATGCAAAAAACAGCTTCACAGCACTTAAGGACTATATGCTTGCAGAGGGGTACAGCGAAAAGGAGCTTGTTGATGCTTCGCTGCTGTTTAGGAGCGAGAAGAACAAGAAGACATACGATTTTTTCATGAACAGGGCAGTTTTCCCGTTTATTGACCTGACAGGGCACATCGTGGGCTTCGGCGGCAGAGCGCTCAGCAGCGATGACAAGCGCAAGTATCTGAACTCAAAGGACACTGTGGGGTATAACAAGAACAGGTTTCTTTTCAGCATGAACTTCGCCAAGGACGCAAGCGTGAAAACGAGAGAGATAGTGCTCTGCGAGGGCAACCTTGACGTTATATCGCTTAACCAGGCAGGGATAGAGAATGCTGTGGCTTCCTGCGGAACGGCGCTCACGCCTGAGCAGGCAAAGCTGCTCTCGAATTACGCCGACACGGTGATAATCTGCTACGACTCTGACGAGGCCGGCCAGAAGGCGACCAACAGGGCGATACCAATACTGACAGACGCAGGGCTAAAGCCGAGAGTTATAAAAATCGAAAAGGCTAAGGACCCTGATGAATACATACAGAGGTTCGGGCCGGTGGCATTCAAGAACCTGCTCGGCAAGGCTGACGGGGCTGTGAATTACAAGTTACAGACCGCAAAGCAGGGGCTTGACCTTGAAACGGAGACTGACAAGGTAGAGTATCTCAAAAAGGCCTACCAGGTGATATCTCAGCTGAGGTCGCCCTCAGAGCGTGAGGTGTACATCGGCAAGCTCTCACGAGAAGAAGGCATCTCGACCGAGAGCATCACAAGAGAGGTAAACTCAATAATCAATTCAAGGCGCAAGCAGCAGAAGAAAAAGACCGACCGTGAGTTGATGACTTTTACCGACAGGACCCGTGACCCGCTCAATCCGGATGCTTATCTTTACCCGAAAGAGGTCATAGCTGAGCAGGGAATAATCTATTACCTGTTCAACAACCCTGACGACACCAAAGAGATAATGGCGCTGATACCGCCTGAGTGTTTTGTGACAGAGCTCAACCGCAGGATATACAAAAGCCTGACTGACAAGATAAACTCAGGAGAGGATTTCTCGGTGTCGGCCTTCAACGGTGAATTTTCTCCCGATGAGATGGGTAAAATAACCGAGATACTCAGCTCAGGATACGATATGGGCATAACGCTCGAGGTCGCTGAGGATTATGCGGCTGTTATAAACAAGAAATTCAGCTCGCTGCGGGAAAAGAAAGCAAGTGAGCTTTCAGACGACGAGTTTTTAAAGGCATTTTATTCTACCAAAGGAATATAA
- a CDS encoding deoxyguanosinetriphosphate triphosphohydrolase translates to MLPREITEKNEELLFCEYAFFSKDTQGRKRSDEKCKLRTEFQRDRDRIIHCNSFRRLKHKTQVFLSPAGDHYRTRLTHTLEVAQIARTISRALRLNEDLTEAIALGHDLGHTPFGHAGERILNELSPGGFHHYEQSLRVVDFIEKDGKGLDLTYEVRDGILKHTNQTALTREGCIVRIADVIAYINHDIDDSVRGNIITEADIPKSITDVLGHSKSERITNLVSAVIDGGAETISIKDDEISKAFETLHRFMFDSVYTNPKCKSEETKAQAMIAELYKHFSAHIEKLPALYMNLAYQFGIDQAVCDYIAGMTDVYATQVFEDIFVPKGWQYFN, encoded by the coding sequence ATGCTTCCGAGAGAGATAACCGAGAAGAATGAAGAGCTGCTGTTTTGCGAGTATGCTTTTTTCTCCAAGGACACACAGGGCAGGAAAAGGTCTGACGAAAAGTGTAAGCTCAGGACAGAATTCCAGCGTGACCGTGACAGGATAATACACTGCAATTCTTTCAGGCGGCTGAAGCACAAGACGCAGGTGTTCTTAAGCCCTGCCGGCGACCATTACCGCACAAGGCTTACCCACACGCTTGAAGTGGCGCAGATAGCAAGGACAATATCCCGGGCGCTGAGGCTCAATGAAGACCTGACGGAAGCTATAGCTTTAGGGCACGACCTCGGGCACACGCCTTTCGGGCACGCAGGAGAAAGGATACTAAACGAGCTCTCCCCCGGCGGGTTCCACCACTACGAGCAGAGCTTAAGGGTGGTTGACTTTATCGAGAAGGACGGCAAGGGGCTTGACCTTACATATGAGGTAAGAGACGGCATACTTAAGCACACCAACCAGACTGCACTTACAAGAGAGGGCTGCATAGTCAGGATAGCTGATGTGATAGCCTACATCAACCACGACATTGACGACTCGGTGAGAGGAAACATAATCACCGAGGCTGACATACCAAAAAGCATCACTGATGTTTTAGGACATTCAAAGAGCGAGAGGATAACAAATCTCGTAAGCGCTGTTATAGACGGCGGCGCTGAGACTATATCCATTAAAGATGATGAGATAAGCAAGGCCTTTGAGACGCTGCACAGGTTTATGTTTGACAGTGTATACACAAACCCCAAGTGCAAATCGGAGGAAACAAAGGCGCAGGCGATGATAGCCGAGCTTTACAAGCATTTCTCGGCGCACATTGAAAAGCTGCCTGCACTGTACATGAACCTCGCCTACCAGTTCGGCATCGACCAGGCTGTGTGCGATTACATAGCCGGCATGACAGACGTTTATGCAACACAGGTGTTTGAGGATATCTTCGTGCCGAAGGGCTGGCAGTATTTCAATTAG
- a CDS encoding YigZ family protein, with translation MGYLTVSGHSSDSFTEKKSEFIGYICHVESEEEAVAFINAIKAKNRKARHNVYAYRLRASNLSRYSDDGEPQGTGGVPVLDVLNKEGLVDVCVVVTRYFGGVLLGANGLVRAYSHACKIAVDSAQRQEFCECSLIEAVTDYNMYSKLSFLLPKFGVKMKDELFEENVKLSFFVKAEQCDELKKELTELTNGRIVIDETDGLWEDFA, from the coding sequence AAAGTCAGAATTCATAGGATATATCTGCCACGTCGAGAGCGAGGAGGAGGCTGTGGCCTTCATCAATGCCATAAAGGCAAAGAACAGAAAGGCAAGGCACAATGTTTACGCCTACAGGCTGAGGGCATCTAACCTCTCACGCTACTCGGACGACGGAGAGCCGCAGGGCACGGGCGGCGTGCCGGTGCTCGATGTGCTTAACAAGGAAGGCCTTGTCGATGTATGCGTTGTCGTGACGAGGTACTTTGGCGGCGTGCTGCTCGGTGCAAACGGCCTTGTGAGGGCTTACTCTCATGCCTGCAAGATAGCAGTTGACTCGGCACAGCGGCAGGAATTCTGCGAATGCTCGCTCATTGAGGCTGTGACTGACTACAATATGTATTCAAAGCTCTCTTTCCTGCTGCCGAAATTCGGCGTTAAGATGAAAGACGAGCTGTTTGAGGAGAATGTCAAGCTCAGCTTCTTTGTAAAGGCCGAGCAGTGTGATGAGCTGAAAAAGGAACTGACAGAGCTTACAAACGGCAGGATAGTTATTGACGAAACTGACGGGCTGTGGGAAGATTTTGCCTGA